CGAACACAACAGCTACCTTTATTACGGATATCGCTTCAAGGCGCAGCTTGCTGCGGAGCGTGGAGATATCACCTTTATTGTCAAAGATTATATGCGCATGGCGCTTTCTTTTATGGATATCCCGGAGTCGTATCGAGACGACTTAGAGAGCGCCTTTTCCATCGATCATGAAGGTTCAACCTTTATTCTGCGCGCCATTGACCTTGCTACCCCCAATCCGGACAATCTGCATTGGGATATCTGACAGGCGCATACAGGTGGTATAAGGCCGTCAGTAAAACACGCGAATTGCCTTCGGTATTGCCTCAATGGTCAAGGGGAGCTTCGGTCCTTTTTCACCGTCCAAATCGCTGTCGAGTTCCGTGTCGGCTGAAATGACAAATTTTTTGCCCTGTAAGTAGAGGATATTTTTCTCCAATACACCTTTTCCTGAGACAATCTCGGCAGTCAATGTCATAAGCTTTGCCACATTGGACTTCTTGATGAGCAGGAGATCCAGCTTTCCATCATCGAGTACAGCCTTTGTAGCAACGTTGTTAAAGCTTCCGACGACACCGCTGTTGACCACTACAAAAAGATACCCATCCTGCTCAAGTATGCGTCCGTCAACATCAATGGTAAAATGCACACTCTTGAAATTTGGAATCTCTGTGACACCCTTCATATAATATGCCATTTTGCCAAGGACATTTTTCAGTCTCGCATCGACCTCGTGAGCAATGTTGGTCAACACACCTGCACTTGCGACATTGATGAAGTACGTATCACCGATACGACCGAGATCGATTGCCATTGTACGCCCTGCCATGATTTGCTCAATGCACCTCTCCGGATGCGATGAGAGCCCCAGAAACGTAGCAAAATCGTTCGAAGTGCCGCTGCCGATAATCGCAATCGGAATATCCATCTTTGCCGCCACCAGACGATTGACAATCTCATGTACCGTTCCGTCGCCGCCTGAAATGATGATGCCGTCCGGACGCAGCAGCTCTACACAATGCAGAAAATCAGCATTATCACGTTTCGTCCGATAGATCGTCAAAAGGACATTGTATTCTTGAAACTTTGCAATGACGGCATCAAGTTTACTTCGAAAGGAAGCTGTCCCGGACACCGGATTATAGACGAGCAGAAATTTTTTCACTTGTCCTCTACCTTTCCTTTCTCGCGGAAAAAGCCAATCTTCTCAAAGAAACGAATCGCATGCCGGCCGATGAAAGGGATCTGCAGAAGATCATACGCTTCAATACCGCCTAATGCCAAAAGAACAGCTAAGTAAATGAGAAGACCGAGGAAAATGGATGCAAAAATCGAAACCACCGTGCTGGAAAGCATCACATAGCTCATATCATAAGAAAAATACATCACGCCTGCCATCACGGCTGCGGATACGATTGTTTTGAAGAGCTGACCGAGCTCCATACGATATCGAATGTAATGATGAATAAAGTATAGGTTGATGAGCGCCGCAACCGCCATATCGGCAACGGTCGCCCATGCCGCGCCCATGATACCGAGCGCCGGAATCGCGGTCAGTGTCCAGTTTAAGATGACTTTGACGACAGCGGCTAAAATCATATTGACGACAGGAATTGTCGGGTGTCCGAGACCTTGGAGAACTGCCGTCGTCACTTGATGCAGTCCGAGGAAGACGATAGAGACTGCCGAGATAAGCACGGCCGGTCCAGCGCCGGGTGCATTGTAGAAAAGCGTTGCAAGAGGCGTCGCCAGAATAAACATCACTATGAACGCAGGGAAGCTTACAAAGTTCGATATGCGCACCGCCGCTGCCGTCTGCTCATAAACCCCTTTTTTATCCTTGAGAACATTTGCCTCCGTAATGGCGGGGACAATGGAGACCGCCATGGATGCCGTCAGGATGGTCGCAAGATTGACAAGCGGCACAGCCATACCGGTCAGGTAGCCAAAGAGCTCGGTTGCCTGCGGAACACTAAAACCCGCCGCCCCCAAGCGCTGCGGCACGATGAAGAGATCCAGATTACTGACAACAGGAAGCATGAGACTTGCCGCGGAAACAGGAAGCGCCAGTTTGAACATGCGGATAAGAAGCTTCGAAAGAGGCTCCTTGCCTTCAGCCGTCGGCACTTTTGCCGCCTCACCGTAGTCGCGTTTGATATCACGATCGAGCTGCCAATGAAAGTAGACAAGAGCGAGAAGACCTGCCGCGGCGCCGGCAAAAGCACCGAAGCTCGCACCTGCCGCCGCATAGGGAAGTCCATAGGGGAGAAGCAGCGCGGCCAGAACGACCATCGCTACGACGCGAAAGATCTGCTCCGAAATCTGCGAAACCGCGGTCGGTGTCATCCTCTGCCATCCCTGCAAATAGCCGCGGGATCCTGCGAGCATGGCAACGAGGAATACAGCGGGCGACAGGACCTGTATCGCATACTTCGCTCGTCCGTCCAAGACAATACCGCTATCGATAAGCCAATCTGCCCCGAAGAAAGTCAACAGTGCAAAGAACAGTCCTGTCATGAACATCAGCGAAATGGCAACACGAAACACACGCCGAGCGCCATAGACGTCCTTGAGTGCCACACGCTCCGCCGTAATGATCGCAATCGCTGTCGGCACACCGGCCTGTGAGACGGTCATTGCGAGGAAATAAATCGGAAAGGCCATCTGATAGAGCCCTATTCCCTCGCCGCCCAGAATACGCGATACAAATATCCAGTTTAAAGAGCCGATGACTTTGACAACAAAGCCTGCAATCGTCAAAATCAACGTGCCCTTGATGAGTTTTTCCGTCTTACTGCCGTCCTTTGCTGCAGCACCTTGACTATCGATTGGAAACACCGCCTATCGTCATCCATCCGTTTGGACGGCAACCTTTGCAAAATATAGGAATTACCTTTATAATAGAAACAGTCATAAAAAGACAAACATACCCATTTAGGCATTATATCATTTTTGCCTGTGATATACCAGTCCAAAAAGATAGAAGGTGTAGGATGAAAATCAACCTGATTCCATTTGATATGCGTATCGGCCGACAAAAACCGGAAACCATTATTCATAAAAACAACGCCTGCCCCTTTTGCAATGTTTCCTCTCTGACCGATATCATTGCGCGGGAAGGCAGCATCATTCTCCTAAAGAACAAATACAACGTCGTCATCGGTGCCGACCAATTTGTCCTAATCGAGAATAACATCTGCGAAAGCGATACACCCGACTATACGAGAGAGCATCACCGCCGTATCATCCGTATCGGCATCGAGTTCTGGCGATCTCTCCAGCGAAGCGGAAAATACAGGTCCGTGCTTTTCTTCAAAAACCATGGTCCCTTCTCCGGGGGCACGATCCGACATCCGCACAGTCAGATTATCGCCTTCCCGGATGTCGATCCGTCACTCACCTATTTCCTGGATGAGTTTGAGGGCATTCCGATTGATACGCGCTCCGGTGTACGCTTTAACATTTCAACAACACCGCGCATGGGCTTTGGCGAGCTCAATATCTGCGCGGAAAATGATAACGCACTCGATATCGTTGCCGACTACATTCAGATTGCCGTCGACTATCTGACAAAATACTTTTCTAAGAGAGAGACCAGCTACAACATCTTTTTTTACCCCATCGAAGATCGTCTGCGCATCAAAATTCTCCCCCGATTCGCCACTCCGCCGCTCTTTGTCGGCTACAATATCCGATTTCGCCCGTCGAATATCAACGCGCTGGCGGAAGATATCAAAAAGAAATACTTTTAAAGCTTTACAGCCCGCTCCAATCGGAGCGGGCTGTGCCTATTCTCATATTAAAACTTCTCTTCCAAAACGGGCTTCAGGAACTTGCCCGTATACGACTCTTTGACTTTGACAATATCCTCCGGGCGCCCCTCGGCAATAATCTCCCCGCCCCTGCTTCCTCCCTCGGGACCGAGATCAATGATGTGATCTGCCGTCTTGATGACATCGAGATTGTGCTCAATGACGACAACCGTATCTCCCCCATCGACGAGACGATGCAGGATCGAGAGAAGCTTATCGATATCTGCGGTGTGCAGGCCTGTCGTCGGCTCATCGAGGATGTAGAGCGTGCGCCCCGTTGCGCGCCGTGCGAGCTCTGTAGCAAGCTTGACACGCTGCGCCTCTCCACCCGACAGCGTCGTTGCTGACTGTCCGAGCTTGATGTACCCAAGACCGACATCCTGTATAATCT
This portion of the Selenomonas sp. TAMA-11512 genome encodes:
- a CDS encoding YegS/Rv2252/BmrU family lipid kinase, with the protein product MKKFLLVYNPVSGTASFRSKLDAVIAKFQEYNVLLTIYRTKRDNADFLHCVELLRPDGIIISGGDGTVHEIVNRLVAAKMDIPIAIIGSGTSNDFATFLGLSSHPERCIEQIMAGRTMAIDLGRIGDTYFINVASAGVLTNIAHEVDARLKNVLGKMAYYMKGVTEIPNFKSVHFTIDVDGRILEQDGYLFVVVNSGVVGSFNNVATKAVLDDGKLDLLLIKKSNVAKLMTLTAEIVSGKGVLEKNILYLQGKKFVISADTELDSDLDGEKGPKLPLTIEAIPKAIRVFY
- a CDS encoding polysaccharide biosynthesis protein, with amino-acid sequence MFPIDSQGAAAKDGSKTEKLIKGTLILTIAGFVVKVIGSLNWIFVSRILGGEGIGLYQMAFPIYFLAMTVSQAGVPTAIAIITAERVALKDVYGARRVFRVAISLMFMTGLFFALLTFFGADWLIDSGIVLDGRAKYAIQVLSPAVFLVAMLAGSRGYLQGWQRMTPTAVSQISEQIFRVVAMVVLAALLLPYGLPYAAAGASFGAFAGAAAGLLALVYFHWQLDRDIKRDYGEAAKVPTAEGKEPLSKLLIRMFKLALPVSAASLMLPVVSNLDLFIVPQRLGAAGFSVPQATELFGYLTGMAVPLVNLATILTASMAVSIVPAITEANVLKDKKGVYEQTAAAVRISNFVSFPAFIVMFILATPLATLFYNAPGAGPAVLISAVSIVFLGLHQVTTAVLQGLGHPTIPVVNMILAAVVKVILNWTLTAIPALGIMGAAWATVADMAVAALINLYFIHHYIRYRMELGQLFKTIVSAAVMAGVMYFSYDMSYVMLSSTVVSIFASIFLGLLIYLAVLLALGGIEAYDLLQIPFIGRHAIRFFEKIGFFREKGKVEDK
- a CDS encoding DUF4931 domain-containing protein codes for the protein MKINLIPFDMRIGRQKPETIIHKNNACPFCNVSSLTDIIAREGSIILLKNKYNVVIGADQFVLIENNICESDTPDYTREHHRRIIRIGIEFWRSLQRSGKYRSVLFFKNHGPFSGGTIRHPHSQIIAFPDVDPSLTYFLDEFEGIPIDTRSGVRFNISTTPRMGFGELNICAENDNALDIVADYIQIAVDYLTKYFSKRETSYNIFFYPIEDRLRIKILPRFATPPLFVGYNIRFRPSNINALAEDIKKKYF